A section of the Scylla paramamosain isolate STU-SP2022 chromosome 33, ASM3559412v1, whole genome shotgun sequence genome encodes:
- the LOC135089420 gene encoding general transcription factor II-I repeat domain-containing protein 2A-like, with amino-acid sequence MDHVMDVVVKAVNFIRARGLNHRQFNCLLEETHSHGLPYHTDVRWLSRGIVLKRYYELRSEIQSFLHNKGRNVQELKDYDWLQDLAFMVDMTEHLNLLNTRLQGRNKLVTDMHESIRAFEVKLKLFERQLAANNAAHFPTLKSLQSIPEFRGIISREKYCNMISKLLNEFGERFADLKNLESDFSIFRNPFAANPDETPEDIQLELIDLQCDSALKEKFSSVDIGTFYQYVGPRYPRIKCLASKIMSMFGSTYVCEQLFSLMNLNKSGLRSRLTNEHLNSTLKVAIAQSLAPNIDELVQTKRCQVSGSSTTRN; translated from the coding sequence atgGATCACGTTATGGATGTTGTTGTCAAGGCAGTAAACTTTATACGAGCGCGAGGTCTGAACCACAGACAGTTCAACTGCCTATTGGAGGAAACTCACTCTCACGGTCTGCCTTATCACACTGATGTTCGTTGGTTAAGCCGGGGAATTGTGCTGAAGCGCTATTATGAATTAAGAAGTGAAATACAGAGTTTCTTgcataacaaaggaagaaatgtccAGGAACTGAAAGACTATGATTGGCTTCAAGATTTAGCCTTCATGGTAGATATGACAGAACACTTGAATTTGCTCAATACAAGACTGCAAGGTCGCAATAAATTGGTGACAGACATGCATGAGTCCATTCGTGCTTTTGAGGTGAAGCTCAAACTTTTTGAACGTCAACTAGCAGCGAATAATGCTGCACACTTTCCTACACTGAAATCATTGCAAAGCATACCTGAGTTTCGTGGAATTATCAGCAGAGAAAAGTACTGCAACATGATTTCCAAGTTACTGAACGAATTTGGAGAAAGATTTGCAGACTTAAAGAACCTTGAGAGTGATTTCTCGATCTTTCGAAATCCTTTCGCTGCAAATCCTGATGAGACACCAGAGGATATTCAGTTAGAACTAATTGATCTTCAGTGCGATTCTGCGTTGAAGGAAAAGTTCTCAAGTGTTGATATTGGTACATTCTATCAATATGTTGGGCCAAGATATCCTCGAATCAAATGTTTGGCATCAAAGATTATGTCAATGTTCGGCAGTACCTATGTCTGTGAGCAACTCTTCTCACTGATGAACTTGAACAAGTCTGGACTCAGGTCTCGGCTCACTAATGAACACCTCAACTCAACACTGAAAGTAGCCATTGCTCAGTCTCTGGCGCCAAACATAGACGAACTTGTACAGACCAAGAGGTGCCAAGTTTCTGGGAGCAGCACGACCAGGAATTAA